In the genome of Halostella limicola, one region contains:
- a CDS encoding HalOD1 output domain-containing protein: protein MNSTLTTTELAADSQPVSQTVVLAVAEATGDDPLELPPLFDTIDPDALNKLFDSSAFGADGREGQVEFTYAGCDVTVRGDERVAVSPVAEQSARVAPTISSD, encoded by the coding sequence ATGAACTCCACACTCACCACCACCGAACTCGCCGCCGACTCCCAGCCCGTCAGTCAGACCGTCGTCCTCGCCGTCGCCGAAGCCACCGGCGACGACCCGCTGGAGCTTCCCCCGCTGTTCGACACGATCGACCCCGACGCGCTGAACAAGCTCTTCGACTCGTCGGCGTTCGGGGCGGACGGGCGGGAGGGACAGGTGGAGTTCACCTACGCTGGCTGTGACGTGACGGTCCGCGGTGACGAGCGCGTCGCCGTCTCCCCCGTCGCGGAACAGTCCGCCCGCGTCGCGCCGACGATCTCCTCCGATTGA
- a CDS encoding HalOD1 output domain-containing protein, whose translation MNDLITKRTADADPVSQTVLFAVAEAIGDDPLELPPLYDAIDPDALNKLFDSSAFGAERGDGTVEFAYAGCDVSVRADGRVTVVPGAESTAAASPAVTSD comes from the coding sequence ATGAACGATCTCATCACGAAGCGAACCGCGGACGCCGACCCCGTCAGCCAGACCGTCCTCTTCGCCGTCGCCGAAGCGATCGGCGACGACCCGCTCGAGCTTCCCCCGCTTTACGACGCGATCGACCCCGACGCGCTGAACAAGCTCTTCGACTCGTCGGCGTTCGGCGCCGAGCGTGGAGACGGTACCGTCGAGTTCGCGTACGCTGGCTGCGACGTGAGCGTCCGCGCGGACGGCCGCGTCACGGTCGTCCCCGGCGCGGAATCAACCGCCGCCGCGTCACCCGCTGTCACCTCCGACTGA
- a CDS encoding HalOD1 output domain-containing protein — MSVELPTHTERTAENDPVSQTVVLAVADATGDDPLELPPLFDTVDPDALDKLFADRIDGTERLGGRFEFAYAGCEVSVHADGTVDVVPVAEETAGAARAVISD, encoded by the coding sequence ATGAGCGTCGAACTGCCTACCCACACCGAACGCACCGCCGAGAACGATCCCGTCAGCCAAACCGTCGTCCTCGCCGTCGCAGACGCGACCGGCGACGACCCGCTGGAGCTCCCCCCGCTGTTCGACACGGTCGACCCCGACGCGCTGGACAAGCTCTTCGCCGACCGGATCGACGGGACGGAGCGCCTCGGCGGCCGCTTCGAGTTCGCGTACGCGGGCTGCGAGGTGAGCGTCCACGCCGACGGGACCGTGGACGTCGTTCCGGTCGCGGAGGAGACCGCCGGCGCCGCGCGAGCGGTCATCTCCGACTGA
- a CDS encoding class I SAM-dependent methyltransferase, with amino-acid sequence MGFHTYDPENADRLEDAAFRYRHCSVEELLGPIPDGGTVVDLGSGTGFYTDDVAKRADRVHAVDVQEAMHDRYREKGVPENVDLVTADAADLPFPDDEAAAVVSTMTYHEFYGAAALFELRRVLRPEGRLVLADWSADGAGESGPPTDERYGPDEVRGHLDAAGFVVERLDERPETWFLVAASP; translated from the coding sequence ATGGGATTTCACACGTACGACCCCGAGAACGCCGACCGACTGGAGGACGCCGCCTTCCGCTACCGCCACTGCTCCGTCGAGGAGCTGCTGGGTCCGATCCCCGACGGCGGGACGGTCGTCGACCTCGGCAGCGGCACGGGCTTCTACACCGACGACGTCGCGAAGCGCGCCGACCGCGTCCACGCCGTCGACGTGCAGGAGGCGATGCACGACCGCTACCGGGAGAAGGGCGTCCCGGAGAACGTCGACCTCGTCACCGCCGACGCCGCGGACCTGCCGTTCCCGGACGACGAGGCCGCAGCCGTCGTCTCGACGATGACGTACCACGAGTTCTACGGCGCTGCGGCGCTGTTCGAACTCCGGCGCGTCCTCCGGCCGGAGGGCCGACTGGTGCTCGCGGACTGGTCGGCCGACGGCGCCGGCGAGTCCGGCCCGCCGACCGACGAGCGCTACGGTCCCGACGAGGTTCGCGGGCACCTCGACGCGGCCGGCTTCGTCGTAGAGCGCCTCGACGAGCGGCCCGAAACGTGGTTCCTCGTGGCGGCTTCGCCGTAG
- a CDS encoding MATE family efflux transporter, with the protein MSGAGDDRAVDVVNGALVKPLVLLSLPIVVTNLLQVGYNLADTFWVGRLGQAAVSAISFSWAIVFLVIALAAGFTVAGTVLVAQNKGAGNTDRIASVAGQTITFVVVVSAVLSVVGYAAAPWLLQLVGAPPGSEEFALSLAYTRTMFLGLPFVFGFFIFQALLQGWGDTRTPLYLMAFGVFLNVVADPFFILGFEGNVLFAWTGLESLEASLYAATGFSGFGVRGAALATIITRGIGAAIGVALLLSGRVGISLSPSDFVLRSDTVRKIVRIGAPASVERSMVAVSTTVVTALVALVGADAVAGYGIGTRVTSMVVLPALGLARGVETVVGQNLGADQPDRAERGVYAATAIIVVCLLALSAGVYAFAEPIVGVFITGESAAEVIAIGGDYLRVVGASYVFMGVFYVVQGGFRGSGSTRLAMVFAFFGFIVFRASLAYALVGPLDMGAMGVWYGVAAANALMAAAAGLYFLRGTWADGVVDPTSPNAAPSDD; encoded by the coding sequence ATGAGCGGGGCCGGCGACGACCGCGCCGTCGACGTGGTGAACGGCGCGCTGGTGAAGCCGCTCGTCCTCCTCTCGCTTCCCATCGTCGTCACGAACCTGCTGCAGGTGGGGTACAACCTGGCCGACACCTTCTGGGTCGGCCGCCTCGGGCAGGCGGCGGTGAGCGCCATCTCCTTCTCGTGGGCGATCGTCTTCCTCGTCATCGCGCTCGCGGCCGGCTTCACCGTCGCGGGGACGGTGCTGGTCGCCCAGAACAAGGGCGCGGGGAACACCGACCGGATCGCGAGCGTGGCGGGCCAGACCATCACCTTCGTCGTCGTCGTGTCGGCCGTCCTGTCGGTCGTCGGATACGCCGCCGCGCCGTGGCTTCTCCAGTTGGTCGGCGCGCCTCCCGGCTCCGAGGAGTTCGCGCTGTCGCTCGCGTACACCCGGACGATGTTCCTCGGCCTGCCGTTCGTCTTCGGCTTCTTCATCTTCCAGGCGCTCCTGCAGGGGTGGGGCGACACCCGGACGCCGCTGTACCTGATGGCGTTCGGCGTCTTCCTCAACGTGGTCGCCGACCCCTTCTTCATCCTCGGGTTCGAGGGGAACGTCCTGTTCGCGTGGACCGGCCTCGAATCGCTCGAAGCGTCGCTGTACGCGGCGACCGGCTTCTCGGGGTTCGGCGTCCGCGGCGCGGCGCTGGCGACCATCATCACCCGCGGGATCGGGGCCGCGATCGGCGTCGCCCTGCTGCTGTCCGGCCGCGTCGGCATCAGCCTCTCACCGTCCGACTTCGTGCTCCGGTCCGACACCGTCCGGAAGATCGTCCGGATCGGCGCGCCCGCAAGCGTCGAGCGGAGCATGGTCGCCGTGAGCACCACCGTCGTGACCGCTCTCGTCGCGCTCGTCGGCGCGGACGCCGTCGCCGGCTACGGTATCGGCACCCGCGTCACCTCGATGGTCGTCCTGCCCGCGCTGGGACTGGCCCGCGGCGTCGAGACGGTCGTCGGGCAGAACCTCGGGGCCGACCAGCCGGACCGCGCCGAGCGCGGCGTGTACGCGGCGACGGCGATCATCGTCGTCTGTCTGCTCGCGCTGTCCGCCGGCGTCTACGCCTTCGCCGAACCGATCGTCGGCGTGTTCATCACCGGCGAGAGCGCCGCCGAGGTGATCGCCATCGGGGGCGACTACCTCCGGGTGGTCGGCGCGTCGTACGTCTTCATGGGGGTGTTCTACGTCGTCCAGGGGGGCTTCCGCGGCAGCGGGAGCACGCGCCTCGCGATGGTGTTCGCGTTCTTCGGCTTCATCGTCTTCCGGGCGTCGCTCGCGTACGCGCTCGTCGGGCCGCTCGACATGGGCGCGATGGGCGTCTGGTACGGCGTCGCCGCGGCGAACGCGCTCATGGCCGCCGCGGCCGGGCTGTACTTCCTCCGGGGCACGTGGGCCGACGGCGTCGTCGACCCGACCAGTCCGAACGCGGCGCCGAGCGACGACTGA
- a CDS encoding TetR/AcrR family transcriptional regulator — MGTDLFEDAPDDTRAAIMQATYRALCEHGYAGLTIQRIGDEFSKSKSLLYHHYDGKDDLLLDFLSFMLDRYRETVPRWESEDPEPRLRSLIDYVVPVDIDDERREFRKAMVELRAQAAHDEAYRDHFTESDRFFRSEVAKVVAEGIERGDFRDVDPDAAAAHLQTTFEGAMVRGATTEFGDEAAAVREELHRYVDRLVAEDDE, encoded by the coding sequence ATGGGGACGGACCTGTTCGAGGACGCGCCCGACGACACCCGGGCGGCCATCATGCAGGCGACCTACCGAGCGCTCTGCGAGCACGGGTACGCGGGCCTGACGATCCAGCGGATCGGCGACGAGTTCTCGAAGAGCAAGTCGCTGCTGTACCACCACTACGACGGCAAGGACGACCTCCTGCTCGATTTCCTCTCGTTCATGCTCGACCGTTACCGGGAGACGGTCCCGCGGTGGGAGAGCGAGGATCCCGAACCCCGGCTCCGGTCGCTGATCGACTACGTGGTCCCGGTCGACATCGACGACGAGCGCCGCGAGTTCCGCAAGGCGATGGTCGAACTCCGGGCGCAGGCCGCTCACGACGAGGCCTACCGCGACCACTTCACCGAGAGCGACCGGTTCTTCCGGTCGGAGGTGGCGAAGGTCGTCGCCGAGGGGATAGAGCGCGGCGACTTCCGCGACGTCGACCCGGACGCCGCCGCGGCCCACCTCCAGACGACGTTCGAGGGGGCGATGGTCCGCGGGGCGACGACCGAGTTCGGCGACGAGGCGGCGGCCGTCCGCGAGGAACTGCACCGCTACGTCGATAGGCTGGTCGCGGAGGACGACGAATGA